CCCTTCTCCTTGAGATGGGCGACCACGGACTCGGCGGTGACCTTGTCCTTCAGGGCCACGACCTGGATCGTGAAGGCGGGACCCTTGCCGGCAGGGGCCGCTTTCGCCGCCGAAGCCGCCTCCGGAGCAGCCTTGGCGGGCGGGGGCTTGGGCTCGGCGCGGGGGGACGCTCCCGCGACGGGCGGAGCCACCTCCGGGGCGGGGGCGGGCGCGCTCTTCAGCGCTGCCTTGGCGGCCGAGGGCTTGGGGCCAGAGGACGGGCCGGAGCCGGCGGTCCCTGCCTTGGTTCGATCCAGGGTGTCGTCGGTCTTTTCCGCCTCCAGCCGCTGGGCGTAGGTGAGGTCCCGGGCGGCGGGCGCAGGCGCCTTGGCCGGCGCCTCCTCCCCCACCACGCGCTCCTCCTGCACGGGACGCGCGGCCAGCACCTCGCCCCCCCCGGAGTCCACGCCCTTGCCCACCATCACCCCGGCCAGGAAGCTCAGGATGAGCCCCGTGGCCCCGGCCATGAAATAGAAGACCAGTTGCTTGTTGGTGAGCTGGATCTCGTAGTAGTAGTCGTCTTGAGCCATTGCCTCTCCGCTCGTGTCGCCGGGGGTCAGGCCCCCAGCTTCCGGAACCCGTCCCTGATGATCCCGGAGACCACCGCCTCCTCCTCTGCCCCGTGCCGCTCCCGCACCCCGAGCTG
This portion of the Vicinamibacteria bacterium genome encodes:
- a CDS encoding SPOR domain-containing protein gives rise to the protein MAQDDYYYEIQLTNKQLVFYFMAGATGLILSFLAGVMVGKGVDSGGGEVLAARPVQEERVVGEEAPAKAPAPAARDLTYAQRLEAEKTDDTLDRTKAGTAGSGPSSGPKPSAAKAALKSAPAPAPEVAPPVAGASPRAEPKPPPAKAAPEAASAAKAAPAGKGPAFTIQVVALKDKVTAESVVAHLKEKGFYAYVVSPEGDSAGLFSVRVGSFNTRSDAERTEVKLRDQEKFKPFIVKQQ